aaTGAATCGTGAAAGGTTCACTTATCTCTAATGACAATGGTTTTCAAaaggatataactactttaataagcGGTACAGTCATAACAAATTTCATGAGCACGTTGAAAAATATTTAagttcaaaagaaaaaaatatgttgttAACAAATTATATTTTAGATTTAATTTTCCAGGACCACTTAAAAAAATGTAAGCTGCAATAACACGCTgcaatgggaaaaaaaactgttgtggtaaatttatcaaaactggtgaaaaAGAAAAGTGGCTTAGGTCCCAATAGCAATCGAtcagatgatttatttatttttttccaaagaagctctgaaaaataagaGATAGAATCTGATTGGCAACTAAGCTACGGTACTTTTCCTTTTCACTACTTTTCAGAAATATCCCCCAATTTGTCAGCATCATAAATTTCTCACATTCTCAAAAAACATTCTGTATACTGAACAAAAAGATTCTATAGCTTTTACAATCTATGGAAATGTACACCTTACCAGAGTAACTTGTTCAGTGGACACATTTTCGTCAACAACAGCAGACTCACTGGTGTCTATGAGATTCTCTGTGGGGACATTCTGCATTGGTTTCAGATAAGCAATTTCATTCTGCTTTGAGTCCAGAGTCACACACACATCATATGAGAATGGGAAAGGTAAACTTGTATCACTGATCTCAGAAGGACATCCCAGGGTGAACTGAGGGTACATATTTCTACTATATGTTCCAAAAGAAGGTGGTACACTTGACTTTTGGCACTTAAAAATTAATGTAATCAATACTGTTATAATGAACAATAAGGAAATCAGAGCTATGGCGATTACAAGGTAAAAGGTTGCATTAGAAGAAATTTCTGATTTACTTGGATGGTGTTTTATCTCTGGTAAAACCTGCTGAAAGTTTTCTGCTACAACCATATTTATTGTGACTGTAGATGACAAAGATGGGACACCATTATCTTTTACCAGAACCACAATCTTTTGCCTCAAAGATTCCATATCTGGAAGATCTCTTCCTATTCTGATTTCTCCAGTATATTGGTCAATGGTAAATAAAGATGGTTCTTGAACTTGTAAAAAGTGATAGGAGAGCCAGGCATTGTGTCCAGAGTCAGCATCCACTGCAATAACTTTGGTGACTAGATAACCTTTCTTAGCAAAGTGAGGAATAAATTCAAATAATGCTGATCCCTCAGGGTCTGGTGATGGGTAGAGAATCTTAGGAGCATTATCATTCTTATCAATGATACATATCCTCACTGTGACATTACTGCTTAGAGGAGGAGATCCACTGTCTTTAGCCATCACCTGGAACTGAAATTCCCGCAACTGTTCATAGTCAAATGACCTCTGGGCATAGATCACTCCACTTATTGAATTAATGGAAATATATGATGTGACTGGAATATTGTCAATAGTTGAGCCTATTATAGAGTAAATTATCTGAGCATTCTCATTATCATCTGGGTCTGAGGCATGGACAGTGTGCAATGAAGTTCCAGCAGGAGTATGTTCTTGAATATAAGCAACATAGATAGGCTTATTGAACAGTGGACAATTGTCGTTTATATCAAAAATGCTTATATAAATTTCCTTCGTAGTAACCATTTGAGGGATGCCTCCATCCTCAGCTATAATGGTGACATTATAAGTAGAATTTTTCTCTCTATCCATGTAACTTGCAGTCACAAGTTTGTAGTAATTGTTAGACGATGGAATTAATATAAATGTACTGGTTTCTGATATTTGGCATGAAACTTCACCATTTTTCCCAGAATCTAAATCTTTTATATGAATTAATGCAACAGGTGTCCCAGGTGCAGAATCCTCTGGAATAGGTGTCGTCAGTGAAGCAAGCATTATTTCAGGTGCATTATCATTGACATCCTCTATTTGTATTATTATAGTACATTTAGCAACAAGACCTCCACCATCTGTAGCTTTCACAGTCATCTGGTATGTTTTTGTTAACTCATAATCCAATTCTCCTTTTGTTGTAATAATTCCAGATTTAGAGTCCAAAATAAAGACATCATATGCTTTTTCTGGGATATGACTAAATAAGTATATAACTTTGGCATTGGATCCTTCGTCTTTGTCAGTAGCATTAAGTTGAAGAACAAGGGAACCTACTGGTGAATTTTCATTTAAATTGATTCTATAGGTGTCCTGACTAAATACTGGATAATTGTCATTGACATCTTGAATTGAGATTTTGATAACAGCAGTTCCAATTCTCTGAGGATTTCCTCCATCAGATGCAGTCAGAATTAAAGTATATATTTGTTGCTTCTCTCGATCTAGGCTTTGCTCCAAGATCAGCTCTGGATGTTTTATCCCTTCACTGTCAGTTTTTTCCCCTAAGGTAAAATGTGGATTTTGGCTCAAAGTATAACTTTGTAAAGAATTAGTCCCGATATCCAGATCAAGTGCATTTCCCAGAATAAAACGTGCACCTGGGGAAGCAGATTCACTTATTCCTAGCTCAAAAATAGTGTGAAAAAATATTGGTGAATTGTCATTTATATCCTGGATTTCCACCTTGACAGGATAAACATTCATAGGATTTTCAGCCAGAATCTCAAGGTCCATAAAGCAGATCTGCTCTGATCCACAAAGCTCTTCCCTATCTATCCTGTCACTGACATATAAGTTGCCATTTTCTGTGCTTACATTGAAATAATTCCTGCTGGCATGGGAGACAATCCTTAATTTTCTTATTTCTAATTCATTAGTATTCAATCCTAAATCCTTCACCAAATTCCCAACTACAGCATTTATCTTCATCTCTTCTAGAATTGAATAATGAAGTGGATTAGAAACAGCCACAGAACACAAAGTAAAGCACAAAAATATTACTTGCCATGCCATGATGTCTATAGAAGAAAGGTCTTGTATTGTCCTTTAAAATCCAAAGAAAGCTGCAATATACTGTATGATCCTGAATCATAGCAGGAAAATTATACAAATTCAAAGAGGAGGGTATCCTTCTTGAAGAACTCCAATATCTGGTTATTCTAAGTATCACCAGCTATACACACACAATATTCAGCTTGTCTACCATCTTATCCAACACTGACATCATGAGGACAAATGTAAGAACTGCAAGAGTATACTTACAATATTCAGCATACTCTTTTAATTCATCATATTATCAGCTAACATGCAATCACATGATAAAGGAAATCAAAGCTACATTATTAATTATATTGAATAATAATGAGCAGGTGCTCCAAACAAATATTTCTATACTACATTTaatgaacataaaaataaaaactacaataAATATACATAGAATATCAATGTAAAATTATAAAGATATTAACAGAATTTCATCTAACTATTCCAATCCAGACAGAAAGAGTgtcaaaaattatatataataataaatgcaGCATGTCAGTTAAAACATAACGATAAAACACCAAATCTATGGCTCATACATAGTCCAAAGAAAGCTTTATAGTTGTATAGTATTATTGTGCAGTATTTAGGCAGTCGATAATGTCAAATAGTTTTGGACTCGcaataacataaaaaatatcAGGTGGCTAGAAATACAAGAATGG
The Bufo gargarizans isolate SCDJY-AF-19 chromosome 2, ASM1485885v1, whole genome shotgun sequence genome window above contains:
- the LOC122926021 gene encoding protocadherin gamma-B2-like, with product MAWQVIFLCFTLCSVAVSNPLHYSILEEMKINAVVGNLVKDLGLNTNELEIRKLRIVSHASRNYFNVSTENGNLYVSDRIDREELCGSEQICFMDLEILAENPMNVYPVKVEIQDINDNSPIFFHTIFELGISESASPGARFILGNALDLDIGTNSLQSYTLSQNPHFTLGEKTDSEGIKHPELILEQSLDREKQQIYTLILTASDGGNPQRIGTAVIKISIQDVNDNYPVFSQDTYRINLNENSPVGSLVLQLNATDKDEGSNAKVIYLFSHIPEKAYDVFILDSKSGIITTKGELDYELTKTYQMTVKATDGGGLVAKCTIIIQIEDVNDNAPEIMLASLTTPIPEDSAPGTPVALIHIKDLDSGKNGEVSCQISETSTFILIPSSNNYYKLVTASYMDREKNSTYNVTIIAEDGGIPQMVTTKEIYISIFDINDNCPLFNKPIYVAYIQEHTPAGTSLHTVHASDPDDNENAQIIYSIIGSTIDNIPVTSYISINSISGVIYAQRSFDYEQLREFQFQVMAKDSGSPPLSSNVTVRICIIDKNDNAPKILYPSPDPEGSALFEFIPHFAKKGYLVTKVIAVDADSGHNAWLSYHFLQVQEPSLFTIDQYTGEIRIGRDLPDMESLRQKIVVLVKDNGVPSLSSTVTINMVVAENFQQVLPEIKHHPSKSEISSNATFYLVIAIALISLLFIITVLITLIFKCQKSSVPPSFGTYSRNMYPQFTLGCPSEISDTSLPFPFSYDVCVTLDSKQNEIAYLKPMQNVPTENLIDTSESAVVDENVSTEQVTLVRCTFP